A window of Calliopsis andreniformis isolate RMS-2024a chromosome 3, iyCalAndr_principal, whole genome shotgun sequence contains these coding sequences:
- the LOC143188770 gene encoding protein mono-ADP-ribosyltransferase PARP16-like, which translates to MNNQNKTQYTHNDKEKEKESQTKLPDNKVPKESDLDVLYATRLESASQEDIEKKVLALKHLLEKDLKAADLKWSLFIAACYTYRYDTCLKPFPPMYVKNECKDIEALRRVIELIPPLAIILKALQEPDVYEKYGKAIDLLYWVLIRLRDPYIKSINKENYETILRKVPSEISVAAPNLIFQVASAKQSTSEDRWKTIAQGHTTLYAYHGSRLENFHSIIHYGLQQSMCKQSLFRKGIYLSSELGISLPYSPVGYGWGGSVLGSEMSCIALCELINHVDVKTEDSKNNTRNRVTDSMQGKVPDKYYLVTNSELVRVRYLLVYSQEVQATRYTNNRGLLAWFKQHKLLTFVLGYVVLLASVGLTHNKQVEKYYKLFVQKVGLE; encoded by the exons ATGAATAATCaaaacaaaacacaatatacccATAAtgacaaagaaaaagaaaaagaaagtcaAACAAAACTGCCAGACAATAAAGTTCCTAAGGAATCGGATTTGGATGTATTATATGCAACTCGGTTAGAATCTGCAAGTCAAGAGGACATAGAAAAAAAGGTGTTAGCATTGAAACATTTGTTGGAAAAGGACCTGAAAGCAGCAGACTTAAAATGGTCTTTGTTTATTGCTGCCTGTTACACATATCGCTATGATACTTGTTTAAAACCATTTCCACCAATGTACGTAAAAAATGAGTGCAAAGATATTGAAGCCTTG AGAAGAGTTATAGAGTTGATTCCCCCATTAGCTATAATACTCAAAGCATTACAAGAGCCTGATGTATATGAAAAATATGGAAAAGCTATAGATTTACTATATTGGGTTTTAATACGTCTCAGAGATCCATACATAAAAAGCATTAACAAAGAAAAT TATGAAACAATACTAAGGAAAGTACCCTCAGAAATTTCTGTGGCTGCAccaaatttaatatttcaagtAGCAAGTGCAAAGCAGTCTACTTCAGAAGACAGGTGGAAAACTATTGCTCAAGGTCATACAACCTTGTATGCATATCATGGTAGTCGTTTAGAAAATTTTCATTCTATAATACATTATGGTCTACAACAGAGTATGTGCAAG CAATCATTATTTCGTAAAGGAATATACCTTTCAAGCGAATTAGGTATAAGCCTACCATACAGTCCTGTAGGATATGGCTGGGGAGGTAGTGTACTTGGAAGTGAAATGAGTTGCATAGCTTTATGTGAACTTATTAACCATGTTGATGTGAAAACAGAAGATTCAA AAAATAACACTCGTAACAGGGTCACAGATTCCATGCAAGGGAAAGTTCCAGATAAGTACTATTTAGTAACAAACAGTGAACTGGTGCGAGTACGATATCTTCTTGTTTATAGTCAAGAAGTTCAAGCAACAAG GTATACTAATAACAGAGGATTATTAGCATGGTTCAAACAACATAAGTTATTAACATTTGTGCTCGGTTATGTGGTACTGCTGGCTTCAGTTGGATTGACCCATAATAAACAAGTAgagaaatattataaattgtTTGTTCAGAAAGTTGGACTGGAATGA
- the LOC143188771 gene encoding vacuolar protein sorting-associated protein 26C, translating to MSINIDIKLKRASKIYHEGEVVAGFILLQTNSDIKHDGIFLSMEGSVNLQLSSKNFGIFEAFYNSVKPIQLVQYTLDVAPSGKIPSGKTEIPFELPLKPRGSKSLYETYHGVFVNIQYLIRCDIKRNFLAKDVSKSLEFIVEDKVPSKMEKQPNKVVYFKIMPESLQNTRDRTNIPRFCISGKLDSLHCKISDPLTGEVVIEHCEALIKSIELQLVRVETCGCAEGYSRDATEIQNIQIGEGNPCTNLPIPIYMIFPRLFTCPTLSTSNFKVEFEVNLIVVFEDDYLVTENFPIILSRY from the exons ATGTCAATAAATATTGATATTAAATTAAAACGAGCCAGTAAAATATATCACGAAGGG GAGGTAGTAGCTGGTTTTATATTATTGCAAACTAATTCGGACATCAAACATGATGGAATATTTTTAAGTATGGAAGGTTCAGTTAATTTACAACTTAGTTCAAAGAATTTTGGTATTTTCGAAGCTTTTTATAATTCCGTAAAG CCAATACAATTGGTTCAATATACTTTGGATGTTGCTCCCAGTGGGAAAATACCAAGTGGTAAAACAGAAATACCATTTGAATTACCATTGAAACCTAGAGGAAGTAAGTCTTTATATGAGACATACCATGGAGTTTTTGTCAACATACAATATTTGATACGCTGcgatataaaaagaaatttcttaGCAAAAGATGTGAGTAAGTCACTAGAATTTATAGTGGAAGACAAAGTGCCTTCTAAAATGGAAAAACAACCTAACAAAgtagtatattttaaaattatgcCGGAATCTTTACAAAATACAAGAGACAGGACTAATATACCCAGATTTTGCATTTCTGGAAAATTAGACTCATTACATTGTAAAATTTCAGATCCTTTAACAGGAGAG GTGGTAATTGAACATTGCGAAGCATTGATCAAATCAATTGAGCTACAGTTGGTGAGGGTAGAAACATGTGGTTGTGCAGAAGGCTACTCTCGAGATG ctacagaaatacaaaatatacaaattgGCGAGGGAAATCCTTGTACAAACTTGCCTATACCAATATACAtgatatttccaaggttatttacATGTCCTACATTAAGTACAAGTAATTTTAAAGTTG AGTTTGAAGTGAATCTGATTGTAGTATTTGAAGACGATTACTTAGTCACAGAAAATTTTCCTATTATATTGTCAAGATATTAA